The following are encoded in a window of Roseivirga misakiensis genomic DNA:
- a CDS encoding M23 family metallopeptidase — protein MLQRTTTACLCLAIFLVLGCENEKVPAPFKPRNDHEAYEHSLEEANLLSTALGADWQKSAQTSLESPIKISSPYEEAIYIDEKEAVALGYQFSAKRGQKIQVNVERMSQNDAKTFVDLFRIDEHSKLRHVATADSEELLLGFEPRRDAIYVLRFQPELLRGGEFKITIQNVPTLRFPVAGKTDKAIGSFWGAPRDGGRRKHEGVDIFAARGTPIIAPTDGYVRTAGKRGIGGNVVWLYDSKRSQSLYFAHLNKILVKKGDRINAGDTLGTVGNTGNARTTPPHLHFGIYKNGATDPLNHLKATGKRLKRVGGDLSYLGEEIRVNRSTSISKDVEGRQSIRIAKNQIARAIGTTASHYRIELPNGQEGYIRKNLISDLDRSLERLYARDHGVLLKSPDRRAYLTDVDANDQLFVLGKNRDFWLVENDAGQKGWITNNYKNSSRSRRSYSDTPR, from the coding sequence ATGCTGCAACGCACCACCACTGCATGCCTATGTCTAGCTATTTTTTTAGTGCTAGGCTGTGAAAACGAAAAAGTACCTGCACCATTTAAACCAAGAAATGATCACGAAGCTTACGAACACTCTTTGGAGGAGGCCAACTTACTTTCAACAGCATTGGGTGCAGATTGGCAAAAGAGTGCCCAAACATCTCTAGAATCACCGATTAAGATATCGTCTCCTTATGAAGAAGCGATCTACATAGACGAAAAAGAAGCGGTTGCCTTAGGCTATCAGTTTAGTGCAAAAAGAGGGCAAAAGATTCAGGTTAATGTGGAGCGAATGTCACAAAATGATGCTAAAACCTTTGTCGACTTATTCAGAATCGATGAACACAGCAAACTTAGGCATGTAGCCACCGCAGATAGTGAAGAGCTGCTCTTAGGTTTTGAACCAAGAAGAGACGCGATTTACGTATTACGGTTTCAACCAGAATTATTGAGGGGTGGTGAATTCAAAATTACCATTCAAAACGTACCCACTCTTCGGTTTCCAGTAGCAGGTAAAACAGATAAAGCAATTGGTAGTTTTTGGGGTGCCCCAAGAGATGGCGGCAGACGTAAGCACGAAGGTGTAGATATTTTTGCAGCAAGAGGCACGCCAATAATAGCACCAACTGATGGCTATGTCCGTACAGCAGGCAAACGTGGTATTGGCGGAAATGTAGTGTGGCTTTACGACTCAAAACGATCTCAAAGTCTATATTTTGCCCATTTGAATAAAATTCTGGTTAAAAAAGGAGATCGGATCAATGCTGGTGATACACTTGGAACTGTGGGTAATACCGGAAATGCCAGAACCACTCCCCCGCACCTTCACTTTGGCATCTATAAAAACGGTGCAACAGATCCGCTCAATCACCTAAAAGCAACCGGAAAAAGACTAAAAAGAGTAGGCGGAGATTTATCTTATCTAGGAGAAGAAATTAGAGTCAATCGCTCAACAAGCATCTCAAAAGATGTGGAAGGGAGACAATCGATCAGGATTGCTAAAAATCAAATTGCCCGAGCGATCGGCACCACGGCTAGTCATTACAGAATCGAATTACCCAACGGTCAAGAAGGCTATATCAGGAAAAACTTGATTAGTGATTTAGACCGATCCCTGGAAAGGTTGTATGCTCGCGACCATGGTGTATTACTAAAAAGCCCAGATAGAAGAGCTTATTTAACGGATGTAGATGCAAATGATCAATTATTTGTGCTAGGAAAAAATCGAGATTTTTGGCTAGTTGAAAACGATGCTGGGCAAAAAGGTTGGATTACCAATAACTATAAGAATTCCAGCCGATCTAGAAGAAGCTATTCCGATACTCCTCGATAG
- a CDS encoding XdhC family protein, which yields MLDILTRIRQLVAEKEEFAMATVVKTWRSSPRQAGSCLVVTKTGQMIGSVSGGCVENAVVQKAQRVLATGHSELAKFGVANEDAWEVGLSCGGEVWVYITPFYTEDLWEKLDDALDGNIGTALVTNLSDGSQTLIEDILPESELKAVVNGIYQKRSNSLLSVEGVEYFVHSFPPKNKMILIGSAHITAELIGLAHMYDFETIVIDPRDTFAHKTDFAIAPDTLHVNWPQEVLGDYALDNETYAVILSHDPKIDDEALKILLPSGVRYIGALGSRKTQAKRIERLKSYGFTDEEISKVKGPIGLNIGAMSAKEIALSVIAEVVKVKNGVD from the coding sequence ATGTTAGACATTCTTACAAGAATAAGGCAACTGGTAGCAGAGAAGGAAGAATTTGCTATGGCAACGGTAGTGAAGACATGGAGAAGTTCTCCTAGACAAGCTGGTTCGTGCTTGGTGGTCACAAAAACGGGCCAGATGATAGGTTCTGTCAGCGGTGGATGTGTGGAAAATGCAGTGGTGCAAAAAGCACAACGTGTTTTAGCAACGGGGCATTCAGAATTAGCCAAGTTTGGTGTTGCCAATGAAGATGCCTGGGAAGTGGGTTTAAGCTGTGGTGGTGAAGTTTGGGTTTATATTACACCTTTCTATACCGAAGATTTATGGGAAAAGCTCGATGATGCCCTAGATGGTAACATTGGTACAGCCTTAGTGACCAATTTGTCTGATGGATCACAGACACTGATAGAAGATATTCTTCCAGAAAGTGAGCTAAAGGCCGTAGTTAATGGAATTTATCAAAAGCGGTCAAATTCACTATTGTCAGTTGAGGGAGTAGAATATTTCGTTCACTCATTTCCTCCGAAAAACAAAATGATTCTAATCGGTTCAGCGCACATTACCGCCGAACTAATTGGTTTGGCGCATATGTATGATTTTGAGACGATTGTAATCGATCCGCGAGATACTTTTGCTCATAAAACGGACTTTGCAATAGCTCCAGATACTTTGCATGTTAATTGGCCCCAAGAAGTTTTGGGAGATTATGCACTGGATAATGAAACCTACGCTGTTATCCTTTCCCATGATCCTAAAATTGACGATGAGGCATTAAAGATTTTATTACCATCTGGTGTACGATATATCGGTGCCTTGGGAAGTCGAAAAACACAAGCAAAACGTATTGAAAGGCTAAAGTCGTATGGATTTACTGACGAGGAGATTAGTAAGGTAAAAGGACCGATAGGCTTGAATATTGGCGCTATGTCGGCCAAAGAAATAGCTTTGAGCGTAATAGCCGAAGTCGTAAAGGTGAAGAATGGGGTGGATTAA
- the moaA gene encoding GTP 3',8-cyclase MoaA, which produces MHNKYTLNLLFDNHGRQLNYLRLAVTDRCNLRCFYCMPEEGLNFNKKSQILTYEEMERLIHILADLGISKIRITGGEPFVRKGLIPFMEKVSGIEKIDRLSITTNGTGPLDKIKNLKAMGIHSVNLSLDCLDKARFHKITRRDEYDQVMTYYRALLDAGINTKINAVVMQEHNLEDILPMCNLTHTDHVSVRFIEEMPFNGGSKGYKPIEWNHNKILAHIQSAYPDLEKLTDETNSTSLNYKIPSAQGSIGIIPAYTRTICGSCDRIRLTPKGELKTCLYQNGGFSFRDFMRNGATDKEVEQQFKKLFAQRAKDGFEAEKQKSSAANSFESMATIGG; this is translated from the coding sequence ATGCATAACAAATATACCCTCAATTTGCTTTTCGATAATCACGGCAGACAACTCAATTACTTGCGCTTAGCGGTGACCGACCGATGTAATCTCAGGTGTTTTTATTGTATGCCAGAAGAGGGACTCAATTTTAACAAGAAATCTCAAATCCTGACTTATGAGGAAATGGAAAGACTCATCCATATTTTGGCTGATTTGGGCATTTCTAAAATCCGGATTACGGGTGGAGAGCCCTTTGTGCGAAAAGGATTGATTCCATTTATGGAGAAAGTCTCCGGGATTGAAAAAATCGATCGATTAAGCATAACAACGAACGGAACAGGGCCACTAGATAAGATAAAAAATCTCAAAGCCATGGGCATCCATTCAGTCAATTTAAGTCTTGATTGCTTGGATAAGGCTCGTTTCCATAAGATCACCCGTAGAGATGAATATGATCAAGTAATGACATATTATCGCGCCTTACTTGATGCTGGGATTAACACGAAAATCAACGCTGTGGTAATGCAGGAGCACAATTTGGAAGATATTCTCCCCATGTGCAATCTCACGCATACCGATCATGTAAGCGTTCGGTTTATCGAAGAAATGCCATTTAATGGTGGTTCTAAAGGATATAAGCCGATCGAGTGGAATCACAACAAGATCTTAGCGCATATACAATCCGCCTATCCCGATCTTGAAAAACTCACAGATGAAACAAACTCGACTTCGCTGAATTACAAAATACCTAGTGCCCAGGGTAGCATCGGCATTATTCCAGCTTATACACGAACTATTTGTGGGAGTTGTGACAGGATTAGACTAACCCCAAAAGGTGAATTGAAAACCTGCTTGTATCAAAATGGTGGATTCAGTTTCAGGGATTTTATGCGAAATGGGGCTACAGACAAAGAAGTTGAGCAGCAGTTCAAAAAACTATTTGCCCAACGAGCAAAAGATGGTTTCGAGGCAGAAAAGCAGAAATCTTCGGCGGCGAATTCATTTGAATCTATGGCGACTATTGGAGGGTAA
- a CDS encoding molybdopterin molybdotransferase MoeA has protein sequence MIKYHEALETISKHPLSPKTGLLSLEEINGHVLNEDVYADRDFPPFDRVTMDGISINYESYKNGQRRFEIENTIGAGMPQASLEDTSKCMQIMTGAMLPLNADTVIRYEDITIEEDIATINIDTIKFQQNVHFKGEDKKQGAIVLSKGTVLGAPEMIIAASIGRPNLEVLLPPKAAIITTGDELVGIDETPLDHEIRRSSNYGVQDLLKIWNINAKQHHLKDDKELMKSELSSIIETVDLLVLTGGVSRGKFDFLPEVLEELGVVKHFHKVKQRPGKPFWFGTTPNGTTVFALPGNPVSTFACANIYIRHWLELSLGIQTSPIYVKLNQDIEFMPPLTYFLECSVESNERGELEATPIRGHGSGDFANMSQANGFIILPSDKNKFKKGEVYPYLFYRKI, from the coding sequence ATGATAAAATATCACGAAGCATTAGAAACAATATCAAAACATCCTTTAAGTCCCAAAACAGGCCTTTTAAGTCTTGAAGAGATTAATGGACACGTTTTAAATGAAGATGTTTATGCCGATCGTGACTTTCCTCCCTTCGATCGCGTGACTATGGATGGTATTTCCATCAATTATGAGTCATACAAGAATGGACAAAGACGGTTTGAGATAGAAAACACGATTGGTGCGGGTATGCCACAGGCAAGCCTTGAAGACACGTCTAAATGCATGCAAATCATGACTGGTGCTATGCTGCCTTTGAATGCAGATACTGTCATCCGTTATGAGGATATCACCATTGAAGAAGACATTGCGACAATCAATATCGACACCATAAAATTCCAACAAAACGTTCATTTTAAGGGCGAAGACAAAAAGCAGGGTGCGATAGTATTATCAAAAGGCACCGTTTTAGGTGCCCCAGAAATGATCATTGCCGCTTCGATCGGTAGACCTAATTTAGAAGTTTTACTACCACCAAAAGCTGCTATTATCACCACCGGCGATGAGCTTGTTGGGATAGATGAAACACCGCTAGATCATGAAATAAGAAGGTCGAGTAATTATGGCGTTCAAGACCTTTTGAAGATTTGGAACATCAACGCTAAACAACATCACCTTAAAGACGATAAGGAATTGATGAAGAGTGAGTTATCATCAATTATAGAAACTGTTGATTTATTAGTACTTACGGGAGGTGTTTCTCGAGGTAAGTTCGATTTTCTACCAGAAGTATTAGAGGAGCTCGGTGTTGTAAAACACTTTCATAAGGTGAAACAAAGACCTGGAAAACCGTTTTGGTTTGGTACTACGCCAAATGGTACTACAGTTTTTGCATTACCCGGAAATCCCGTTTCTACTTTTGCCTGCGCCAACATCTACATTAGACATTGGCTAGAGCTTTCTTTGGGGATACAAACCTCACCTATTTACGTCAAACTGAATCAGGATATTGAATTTATGCCGCCACTCACCTACTTCTTGGAATGTAGTGTTGAATCAAACGAAAGAGGAGAATTAGAAGCCACTCCGATTCGGGGCCATGGATCTGGAGATTTTGCGAATATGAGCCAAGCCAATGGTTTCATTATCCTACCGAGCGACAAGAATAAGTTTAAGAAAGGAGAAGTTTATCCTTACCTTTTCTACAGAAAGATTTAA
- the moaC gene encoding cyclic pyranopterin monophosphate synthase MoaC: protein MTKKFTHIEEESPSMVDVGDKAVTSRSAIAQALVQLPEEMQAYISDGEIKTLKGPVFQTAIVAGIQGAKRTSELIPLCHQLNLNKIDIQINVNDKLEVKVISEARCTGKTGVEMEALTGASVAALTIYDMCKAFSHDIVIKETKLLKKTGGKSDYQV, encoded by the coding sequence ATGACCAAGAAGTTTACTCACATAGAAGAAGAGTCACCGTCAATGGTAGATGTAGGTGATAAGGCTGTTACAAGCCGAAGTGCAATTGCGCAGGCATTGGTACAATTACCTGAAGAAATGCAGGCATACATTAGCGATGGTGAAATAAAGACACTAAAAGGCCCTGTTTTTCAAACCGCGATAGTCGCTGGAATTCAGGGTGCTAAAAGGACATCTGAGTTAATACCGCTTTGTCATCAACTCAATTTGAACAAGATTGACATACAAATCAATGTGAACGATAAACTGGAGGTAAAGGTAATATCAGAGGCACGTTGTACGGGTAAGACTGGCGTAGAAATGGAGGCACTGACGGGTGCATCAGTAGCTGCATTGACGATTTATGACATGTGTAAGGCTTTTTCTCACGACATCGTGATCAAAGAAACCAAATTATTGAAGAAAACTGGTGGTAAGTCTGATTACCAAGTTTAA
- a CDS encoding WD40/YVTN/BNR-like repeat-containing protein: protein MKLVTGTDKGLIIYEQVQGEWKLTDIQFIGMPIGAFHEDTSGVWWLAINHKHWGPKVYRSNNQGENFTEIEAPKFPKESPFSLKSIWKIESQTVGPIKRIYIGTEPAALFISDNEGASFTELSGLSQHESRSSWQGGGKGSNSPFLHTLVTHPDDSNELIVGISCAGVFRSTNLGNDWLPSNNGLKSFFLPNTETEIGHDPHIMLRHPKKPNVIWQQNHCGIYRSDDNGNTWKDISDPSGEAVYGFALVIDENDVNTAWVIPAQSDSLRYPIKNKLAVYKTTNAGKSWTAQRHGLPQEGAFDLVLRSGFDKKGSIMAFGTNNGNLYLSENLGDHWQTLSQSLSAVRTVNLID, encoded by the coding sequence ATGAAACTTGTAACAGGCACAGATAAAGGGCTAATCATTTATGAGCAAGTCCAGGGTGAATGGAAACTGACTGACATTCAATTTATCGGTATGCCGATTGGTGCGTTTCATGAAGATACATCTGGTGTTTGGTGGCTAGCAATAAATCATAAACACTGGGGACCAAAAGTCTACAGATCAAACAATCAAGGAGAGAATTTCACGGAGATAGAAGCTCCCAAATTCCCTAAAGAGAGTCCTTTTTCCCTTAAGTCTATCTGGAAAATTGAGAGTCAAACCGTTGGCCCAATTAAAAGAATTTACATTGGAACAGAACCTGCTGCGCTCTTTATATCCGACAACGAAGGTGCATCTTTTACCGAGCTTTCAGGCCTCTCGCAGCACGAAAGTCGATCCAGTTGGCAAGGTGGCGGAAAAGGTAGCAACAGTCCTTTTCTCCATACACTGGTAACTCACCCTGACGACAGCAATGAGCTAATCGTTGGAATTAGCTGTGCAGGTGTTTTTAGGTCGACTAACCTCGGAAATGACTGGCTACCGAGTAATAATGGTCTAAAATCTTTTTTTCTTCCAAATACAGAGACTGAAATTGGCCATGATCCGCATATCATGCTTCGACACCCGAAAAAACCCAACGTGATTTGGCAACAAAACCACTGTGGTATCTATAGGTCTGATGATAATGGCAATACTTGGAAAGATATTTCTGACCCTTCAGGAGAAGCGGTCTATGGTTTTGCGCTAGTCATTGACGAAAATGACGTCAATACGGCTTGGGTTATTCCGGCACAATCCGATAGTCTGAGGTACCCAATCAAAAACAAACTAGCGGTGTATAAAACCACGAATGCGGGGAAATCTTGGACCGCACAACGCCATGGTCTTCCACAAGAAGGGGCCTTCGATCTAGTTTTAAGATCAGGATTCGACAAAAAGGGCTCAATAATGGCCTTTGGTACGAATAATGGCAACCTATACCTCTCTGAAAATCTAGGCGATCATTGGCAGACTTTAAGTCAGAGTTTGAGCGCGGTAAGAACCGTGAACTTGATTGACTAA
- a CDS encoding VOC family protein, with product MKLGAFSISLAVKDIHNSKAFYEKLGFSVFAGDIERNYLIMKNGDSIVGLFQGMFEKNILTFNPGWDQNANTLDDFDDVRQIQDHLKQSDLKLDREADPTTTGPASVVLTDPDGNHILIDQHV from the coding sequence ATGAAACTAGGTGCTTTTTCAATCAGTTTAGCCGTTAAAGACATACACAACTCTAAGGCATTTTATGAAAAATTGGGTTTTAGCGTTTTCGCAGGAGATATCGAGAGAAATTATCTGATTATGAAAAACGGAGACTCAATTGTTGGCTTATTTCAAGGCATGTTCGAAAAGAACATACTGACTTTTAACCCTGGATGGGATCAAAACGCAAATACACTCGATGATTTTGACGATGTAAGGCAAATCCAAGATCACTTAAAGCAAAGTGACCTCAAACTCGATAGAGAGGCTGACCCCACTACTACTGGGCCAGCCTCGGTTGTTCTTACTGACCCAGATGGCAATCACATCTTGATTGACCAGCATGTTTAG
- the sufU gene encoding Fe-S cluster assembly sulfur transfer protein SufU has translation MNDRIKALYQTHILVNAKDETHLGKFEGATHVLEAYNPMCGDKFTLYLSVKGNQIEKVRFEGYGCAISKASTAVLAKQVEGKTLQEIKPIVDLFFELVDHDSDHLPEDLTDNQDLLAFAAAREFPERKTCATLSWTEVEKIV, from the coding sequence ATGAACGATAGGATCAAAGCCCTCTATCAAACGCACATACTGGTAAATGCCAAAGATGAAACCCATTTAGGCAAATTCGAAGGTGCTACGCATGTTTTAGAGGCTTATAATCCCATGTGTGGGGATAAATTCACTTTGTACCTTTCGGTAAAGGGTAATCAAATTGAAAAAGTACGATTTGAAGGTTATGGATGTGCCATATCTAAGGCATCGACAGCAGTATTAGCAAAACAAGTAGAAGGGAAGACCCTCCAAGAAATTAAGCCAATAGTCGACTTATTCTTCGAATTGGTAGACCACGATTCCGATCATTTACCAGAAGATTTAACTGATAATCAAGATTTGTTGGCATTCGCGGCTGCACGCGAATTTCCAGAGAGAAAGACTTGTGCAACTTTGAGTTGGACTGAGGTTGAAAAAATAGTATAA
- a CDS encoding aminotransferase class V-fold PLP-dependent enzyme → MVSLDTIKAQFPIFKQVTPHGKRLVYLDNAATCHKPQSVIDRITKFYAQDYGTVGRASYWPAYNTTKQFDQVRHQVKELINAQHAEEIVFTFGTTDGINKLANAYLSPRLEAGDEVIVSEMEHHANILAWQRVCNEKGASIKVIPMKDTGNLDYEAYEALLNDKVRLVAITGISNALGVKNDLKAIVNRAKAKQIPVFIDAAQSLSHDPIDVTDLGCDFLAFSGHKLYGPTGVGALYGKKALLEAMPPMSLGGGIVKEVGFKNSSFQDSPTKHEGGTPNIAGVIGLGAAIDFINEVGYDQIGAHTHDLTNYALEKLSQIEGVQIVGEVTDRASVLSFVMEGVHAHDLSTLLNEKGICIRAGHHCAQPLMKRMKQPATARVSFAIYNTKEDVDVLVAALKEIKTFMS, encoded by the coding sequence ATGGTAAGTCTAGATACGATCAAAGCGCAATTTCCAATATTTAAGCAAGTAACGCCTCATGGCAAAAGACTGGTTTATTTAGACAATGCGGCTACATGCCATAAACCTCAGTCTGTTATAGATAGAATTACCAAATTTTATGCTCAAGACTATGGCACCGTTGGAAGAGCTTCATATTGGCCTGCCTATAATACTACCAAGCAGTTCGATCAGGTAAGGCATCAGGTGAAGGAGCTAATCAATGCACAACACGCCGAAGAAATTGTTTTTACTTTCGGTACCACCGATGGTATAAACAAGCTGGCTAATGCCTATTTGAGCCCTCGACTTGAAGCTGGAGACGAAGTGATTGTTTCCGAAATGGAGCATCATGCTAATATTCTTGCTTGGCAGAGAGTGTGTAATGAGAAGGGGGCTTCAATCAAGGTCATTCCGATGAAAGACACCGGTAACTTGGACTATGAGGCCTACGAAGCACTATTGAATGATAAGGTTAGGCTGGTAGCTATCACGGGTATTTCGAATGCTTTGGGTGTCAAGAACGACTTGAAAGCCATTGTAAACCGAGCCAAGGCAAAGCAAATTCCAGTATTTATAGATGCCGCTCAAAGCCTATCCCACGATCCGATCGATGTAACCGACCTAGGTTGCGACTTTCTCGCTTTTTCGGGTCACAAACTATATGGACCGACAGGCGTTGGAGCGCTTTATGGTAAGAAAGCGCTATTAGAAGCTATGCCGCCCATGAGTTTAGGCGGTGGAATAGTGAAAGAAGTGGGCTTTAAAAATAGTTCATTTCAGGATTCACCGACCAAACATGAAGGTGGAACCCCAAATATCGCCGGAGTAATCGGCTTGGGTGCTGCTATTGATTTCATTAACGAAGTTGGTTACGATCAAATTGGAGCACATACCCATGATCTTACCAATTATGCATTAGAAAAGCTCAGTCAGATAGAAGGAGTTCAAATTGTGGGAGAAGTGACGGATCGCGCTTCTGTATTATCCTTCGTAATGGAAGGTGTTCATGCGCATGACCTAAGCACACTTTTAAATGAGAAGGGAATTTGTATTCGAGCTGGTCATCATTGTGCTCAGCCATTGATGAAGCGCATGAAACAACCTGCAACAGCAAGGGTGTCTTTCGCTATTTACAATACAAAAGAGGATGTTGATGTATTGGTAGCCGCATTAAAAGAGATAAAGACCTTTATGTCATGA
- a CDS encoding molybdenum cofactor biosynthesis protein MoaE: protein MREIFITEHKLDAKACTEAITYPGAGGIVVFVGTVRDQTKGKTVKHLEFEAYEPMALKEMKKIADYATKHWSLHQMVIHHRTGLVQIEEEAVVIACSSAHRKEAFEACQYAIDTLKETVPIWKKEVFEDGEVWVSAHP from the coding sequence ATGAGAGAAATATTCATAACTGAACATAAATTGGACGCCAAAGCATGTACTGAGGCAATAACATACCCTGGGGCTGGAGGTATCGTGGTATTTGTTGGTACGGTTAGAGATCAGACCAAAGGTAAAACCGTAAAACATCTAGAATTCGAGGCGTACGAGCCGATGGCTTTGAAGGAGATGAAAAAGATCGCAGATTATGCGACAAAGCATTGGAGTTTGCATCAAATGGTCATTCATCATCGTACTGGATTGGTGCAAATTGAAGAAGAGGCTGTCGTCATTGCCTGTTCATCTGCGCACCGAAAAGAAGCATTTGAAGCATGCCAATACGCCATAGATACATTGAAAGAAACTGTTCCTATTTGGAAAAAAGAAGTCTTTGAAGACGGAGAAGTCTGGGTTTCAGCCCATCCATAA
- a CDS encoding MoaD/ThiS family protein, producing the protein MDITVTAFGIAKDIIKNKEVIISLPSDRSVGALRSLLSNKYPEFEKLASLKFAVNADYVEDGHELKAGDEVVLIPPVSGG; encoded by the coding sequence ATGGATATAACAGTAACCGCTTTCGGCATTGCCAAAGACATAATAAAGAATAAGGAGGTGATCATTTCATTACCGAGTGATCGTTCGGTAGGGGCGTTGCGATCTCTTTTATCCAATAAATATCCAGAATTCGAGAAATTGGCTTCCCTAAAGTTTGCAGTAAATGCGGATTACGTCGAAGACGGCCATGAATTGAAAGCAGGGGATGAAGTGGTGTTAATACCACCAGTAAGTGGCGGCTGA
- the moeB gene encoding molybdopterin-synthase adenylyltransferase MoeB: MLNKEELIRYNRQIILPDFGVEGQEKLKKASVLVIGAGGLGAPNLMYLAAAGIGRIGIIDFDEVSLSNLHRQVLFKTSEIGQSKAEVAKGRLSELNPTIDFVTFNSPITSSNALDIINDYDVVVDGSDNLPTRYLVNDACFFLGKPLVYGAIFRFEGQVSVFNLIDEKGLKGPNYRDLFPTPPPPELVPSCTEGGVIGVLPGIIGSMQANEVIKVVTGIGETLTGRLFLFDALDMTSRTLNVKHQPSNPLTGDHPELTELIDYEAFCSGSDEGRQIVEISPRTLMEKMAKGSPFILDVREDYEYEISNIGGVLIPLNQLNDRLGEIPNNEEVVVMCKTGGRSKKAIDLLFKSGFKDLVNLKGGILAWRHEIDPTLKVY; the protein is encoded by the coding sequence ATGTTAAATAAGGAAGAGCTCATCAGATACAATAGACAGATTATTCTACCCGATTTCGGTGTAGAAGGTCAGGAAAAGCTAAAAAAAGCCTCTGTATTGGTGATTGGAGCAGGAGGGTTAGGTGCACCGAATTTGATGTATTTAGCAGCAGCTGGCATTGGACGAATCGGAATCATCGATTTCGATGAAGTGAGTTTATCAAACCTACACCGTCAGGTACTTTTCAAGACTTCAGAAATTGGTCAATCTAAAGCCGAAGTTGCGAAAGGCAGGTTGTCCGAATTGAACCCGACGATTGATTTCGTTACGTTCAATTCCCCGATAACCTCTTCCAACGCCTTGGATATCATTAATGATTACGATGTGGTTGTTGATGGATCGGATAATCTACCCACCAGATATTTGGTGAACGATGCATGTTTCTTCTTGGGCAAACCTTTGGTTTATGGTGCCATATTCCGTTTCGAAGGACAAGTATCGGTATTTAACCTAATCGATGAAAAGGGGTTAAAGGGCCCAAATTATCGCGACTTATTCCCCACACCACCACCACCCGAATTAGTGCCTAGTTGTACGGAAGGGGGCGTTATAGGTGTATTGCCTGGCATTATCGGCTCTATGCAAGCCAATGAGGTGATTAAGGTAGTAACTGGAATTGGAGAAACACTCACTGGTCGTTTGTTCCTTTTCGATGCGTTGGATATGACTAGTCGCACGCTAAATGTTAAGCACCAGCCAAGCAATCCGTTAACTGGTGATCACCCAGAACTAACTGAGCTCATTGACTACGAAGCATTTTGTAGTGGAAGTGATGAAGGTCGTCAGATAGTTGAAATTAGTCCACGAACACTCATGGAGAAAATGGCCAAAGGATCACCTTTTATTCTAGATGTAAGAGAAGATTATGAGTATGAAATTTCCAATATTGGTGGGGTGCTTATCCCACTAAACCAGCTCAACGATCGTTTAGGAGAAATTCCAAATAATGAAGAAGTTGTTGTGATGTGTAAAACGGGTGGGAGAAGTAAAAAGGCTATAGACTTATTGTTTAAGTCAGGTTTCAAGGATCTCGTCAATTTAAAAGGCGGTATTTTGGCTTGGCGACACGAAATTGATCCTACATTGAAAGTATATTAG
- a CDS encoding nucleotidyltransferase family protein — MNQIGGILLAAGLSDRMQGPNKMLLPYGNSSVIGTTYQALSQSRLLKTVIVTGRDAVLVQDQILLQGDDQIVHNGLFTSGMTSSIQVALNELKSFEAVMVCLGDMPLLTSADYDLLINTFEETCDDGHILVPWFQGKRANPVIFSRQYFDEILNHEQPNGCSGIVKRHPEKVLNLNVDSERFITDLDTPKDYQRLKEK, encoded by the coding sequence ATGAATCAAATCGGAGGCATTTTACTAGCGGCAGGACTCTCTGATCGCATGCAAGGCCCAAATAAAATGCTTCTGCCTTACGGAAATTCTTCGGTAATCGGCACAACCTATCAAGCACTTTCCCAAAGTAGATTATTGAAAACCGTAATTGTTACGGGTAGGGATGCTGTTCTGGTGCAGGATCAAATTCTACTTCAAGGTGACGATCAAATAGTACATAATGGTCTTTTTACAAGTGGAATGACTTCGTCTATCCAGGTGGCGTTAAATGAATTGAAATCCTTTGAGGCCGTTATGGTATGTTTAGGTGATATGCCGCTTTTGACTTCAGCAGACTATGATTTGTTAATCAATACATTTGAAGAGACTTGTGACGATGGCCATATACTAGTGCCTTGGTTTCAAGGTAAACGTGCAAACCCGGTTATATTCAGCAGGCAATATTTCGATGAAATTCTAAATCATGAACAACCCAACGGTTGTTCAGGAATCGTGAAGCGACATCCTGAAAAAGTATTGAACTTAAACGTCGATAGTGAGCGTTTTATCACCGATCTTGATACACCGAAAGACTACCAGAGGCTGAAAGAAAAATAG